In the Chitinophagales bacterium genome, one interval contains:
- a CDS encoding integration host factor subunit beta — translation MRKADVIARIADTTGVPKVDVLVAVEQFFKEVKSSLEKGENVYVRGFGSFIVKQRAAKIGRNIKSNTAINIPAHQIPAFKPAKEFVEAVKKSSKK, via the coding sequence ATGAGAAAAGCAGATGTAATCGCAAGAATCGCTGACACAACAGGAGTTCCAAAGGTAGATGTGTTAGTAGCTGTAGAGCAATTTTTTAAAGAAGTTAAAAGTTCTTTAGAGAAGGGTGAAAATGTATATGTGAGAGGATTTGGTAGCTTTATCGTAAAACAACGTGCTGCTAAAATAGGTAGAAATATCAAGTCAAATACGGCGATTAATATACCTGCGCATCAGATACCTGCATTCAAGCCTGCAAAAGAGTTTGTAGAAGCAGTAAAGAAAAGCAGCAAAAAGTAA